The genomic interval CGGCCGCGGCCAGCTACGGCCCCGTGATGCGCTTCGTCTGCGGCACGGAGTACGCGTCGCCGCGCCTGGCCAAGGCGGTGGGCGCACTGTCGTAGCGGGTGCGGGCCCGCCCCGGGCGGGCCCGCTCACGCTCCCCGCCCCCGTGGGCGGGGAGCGTGGCCGAAGGACCGCGCCGCGGGGGTTACCGGCCCCGCGGCGGGGCGCGATACTCCTGCCACGGCGGCGCGTGGCCGCCGGGGCGGCCGGCCGCCGGGAGGCGACCGCGTGTGACGGGGTGTGACGGGAGGCGTCGGCGGAGAGCGATCGAAGAGGCAGGCGCCCACGGTGATCGACAGCCGACCGGATACGCTGACTTTCGGTAGAGACAGCGACACATCGACAATCCCCGTGTTCGCAGGCAGACAGGAGTACCCCTCGTGACCGTCGTCGGGCCTTTCGGGCTGAGCGTGCGGGACCAGGCTCTTGAAGCCGATGTCCAGGCCGGTCTGGCCGCTGTCGAGGAGGGCCTCCTGGAGGCCACCAAGAGCGACGTGCCCTTCATCACCGAGGCCGCGCAGCACCTCGTACGAGCCGGCGGCAAGCGGTTCCGGCCGCTGCTGGTGATGCTCGCCGCCCAGTTCGGCGACCCCTACGCCCCGGGCGTCGTGCCCTCGGCCGTCGTGGTCGAGCTCACCCACCTGGCCACGCTCTACCACGACGACGTCATGGACGAGGCCGAGGTGCGGCGCGGCGTGGACAGCGCCAACGCCCGCTGGGGCAACTCCGTGGCCGTCCTCACCGGCGACTTCCTCTTCTCCCGCGCCTCGCACATCCTGGCCGACCTCGGCCCGGAGGCCGTCCGCATCCAGGCCGAGGCGTTCGAGCGGCTGGTGACGGGCCAGATCCTGGAGACGGCCGGACCGCGCGACGGCCGCGACCCCATCGAGCACTACCTCGACGTCATCGCCGGCAAGACCGGCTCGCTGATCGCCGTCGCCGGGCGGTACGGCGCGATGATGTCCGGCGCCGACGAGCGCACGATCGACATCCTCACCCACTACGGCGAGCGCCTCGGCACCGCCTTCCAGCTCGCCGACGACGTCCTCGACATCGCCAGCGACTCCCACGAGTCGGGCAAGACCCCCGGCACCGACCTGCGCGAGGGCATCCCCACGCTGCCCGTGCTGCACCTGCGCGCCCAGGCGGCCGCCACCGGCGCGGCCGACGACCTCCAGCTGTGCGAGCTGCTCGACGGCGACCTCACCGACGACACCCTGCACGCCGAGGTGCTGCGTCGGCTGCGCGCCCACCCGGCCCTGGAGCAGGCCCGGCGCGACACCATCCGCTACGCCCAGGAGGCGCGGGCCATCCTGGCCCCGCTGCCCGACTGCTACGCCAAGGCCGCGCTGGAGAACCTCTGCGACGCGGTCGTGCACCGCGCGGGCTGATCCGCCCTGCTCCGCCGGGGGCCCGGACGGCCGTGCCGCCCGTGCTCCCCGTGTCTCCTGACGCCTCCCGGTGCCCCTGGGAACGGCAGGGTCCCCCGTCCGGGTGGCGCCCCCTTAAGGGGCGTCATACCCGAGAGGTACGCGGACTTGATCCCGTCGGCTGATGACCCGGCGGGGTGGGGTTTGGTGGAATCGAGAGCGTCATGAGCCGGGGAAAAACCTCCGGTTCCCCGTTCCACCACCGAGCGGCCGGGCCACAATGAGCCTGGGGGGTGGGCGAGTGCAGGACGCGTGACGGCCGCCGCCGACGACGGAGGTAGAGCAGATGACACGGAACGAAGCGCACCAGGACAACGCGGGGTCCGGGGACTCCGCCTCGGGCATACCGGGCGCGCGGGGCCGCCGTAAGGCCGTCCGCTACGCCGTGCCCGTCGCGGTCGCCGGCATCGCGGCCGCCTCGATCGGGATCGGCTCCGCGCTGGCCAGCAGCGGTGACCCCGACCTGCCGAAGATCAGCGCGGAGGAGCTGATCGCCAAGGTCGCGAAGTCGGACGTCCAGCAGCTCTCCGGCTCGGTGAAGTTCAGCACCGACCTGGGTCTGCCGTCGCTGCCGTCGGGCATCTCGCTCGGCGAGGGCGGCAAGGACGGCAAGGACGGCAAGGGCGGCGGGGGCTCGGACGCCTCCCCGCAGGCCAAGCTCGCCGAACTGGCCACCGGTACGCACACGCTGCGCGTCGCCGTCGACGGCCCGGACAAGCAGCGGCTGTCGATCGTCGAGCGCGCCGCCGAGTACAGCCTGATCCGCAACGGCGACCAGGTCTGGGCGTACGACAGCGGCAGCAACACCGTCCACCACTCGACCGCGCCCGCCGGCGAGGGCGCGAAGGACGGCAAGGGCGGCAAGGGCAAGGCGCCCGAGGAACTGCGCGGCGCCTCCCCGCAGGAGCTCGCCAAGAAGGCCCTCGACGCCGTGGGCGACTCGACCTCCGTGGCGGTCGACGGCACGGCCAAGGTGGCCGGCCGGGACGCCTACCAGCTGACCGTGAAGCCGAAGGCGGCCGAGTCGACCGTCGGCGCCGTGCGGATCGCGGTGGACGCGAAGACGGGCACGCCGCTGAAGTTCACGCTCTCGGCCAAGAGCGGCGGCAAGCCGGTCGTCGACGCGGCCTTCACCAAGGT from Streptomyces albireticuli carries:
- a CDS encoding polyprenyl synthetase family protein yields the protein MTVVGPFGLSVRDQALEADVQAGLAAVEEGLLEATKSDVPFITEAAQHLVRAGGKRFRPLLVMLAAQFGDPYAPGVVPSAVVVELTHLATLYHDDVMDEAEVRRGVDSANARWGNSVAVLTGDFLFSRASHILADLGPEAVRIQAEAFERLVTGQILETAGPRDGRDPIEHYLDVIAGKTGSLIAVAGRYGAMMSGADERTIDILTHYGERLGTAFQLADDVLDIASDSHESGKTPGTDLREGIPTLPVLHLRAQAAATGAADDLQLCELLDGDLTDDTLHAEVLRRLRAHPALEQARRDTIRYAQEARAILAPLPDCYAKAALENLCDAVVHRAG
- a CDS encoding LolA family protein → MTRNEAHQDNAGSGDSASGIPGARGRRKAVRYAVPVAVAGIAAASIGIGSALASSGDPDLPKISAEELIAKVAKSDVQQLSGSVKFSTDLGLPSLPSGISLGEGGKDGKDGKGGGGSDASPQAKLAELATGTHTLRVAVDGPDKQRLSIVERAAEYSLIRNGDQVWAYDSGSNTVHHSTAPAGEGAKDGKGGKGKAPEELRGASPQELAKKALDAVGDSTSVAVDGTAKVAGRDAYQLTVKPKAAESTVGAVRIAVDAKTGTPLKFTLSAKSGGKPVVDAAFTKVDFGKPSASTFDFTPPKGAKVTEDKDLEGRAAHQAEGMPDLSGLSGLSQAPGLDILGKDWASIAHFSVPKDLKPADKPAGKAGSAGKSAPAGGLFEKFGSKVSGSFGSGQVFSTRLVNALITDDGEVYVGAVTKDALIAAAK